CCCGAATGCAATGGCGGCATGTTCTTCGCCTACCAGCTCGATTTTGGTGATTAACGATTCTGTATACACCACTTCAGCTTCAGCGTAGCGTTTTTGCAAGCAGTAGAGATCGCCAAGTCCGTCCAGAGAAACGACTCGCATAGATTTGTTGAGTTGGTAATCAGCTTCGTCGAGTGCCTGACGCCAGAATTGTTCCGCCTCTACGTAGACTCTATTCTCAACTGCCTTTTCAGCGGCAGTTTTGAGCTGTTCCCACTTCGTTGGCCCAAAAGTTTTCTGCTCCACAGCTTGCAGGTCGGAAACGCGCACTTGATGACCCTGTGGAATCAAATTGGCGGCGGTTTTACCGATCGCAAAGGCAGTACTCGGCACGCCGTTCGGGTCGTACGCCGAGTCGGGCATCTTGAACTCGTCCAGCAATTCCAGCGTGATCACTGTTCCTGGGCGAATATCTCTCTTTGCGCGAACCACGAGAATCATATTTAGCTGCTCTTTTGGATTTCAGGTGGTGAAAACAGGTCTGTACTTAGATTATAAGCAGACATTCTGGTGGGCGGCTACTCGAAAGTTTGCGGAAAACTTCTCGGGTTTTTAAGACCTGACAAAAATTGGAGCCTGGATTCATAGTTTTTGGCTACGGTCAGTCCCGCAATGGCGCTAGTGGCGCAACCTGTCTGATTAACAACTCCGAAACAATTTCGGTGTTCAATGCTTTCAGTACGGAACACCTGCTACCGGTAAGCAGCCCGATTCTATAAGTTTTCGCTAGAGGTTCGCCACGCATTGCTGCGTGGCGTTCACTCTTTCTCCTTAAACTCAATTGGATTTCATTTGTATTTGTTGCCGGCGTCTATATCTATCGAAATAGAGCTAGAGACATTTCCTCTTGATTTGCGCAGCAGCACGCCCTGTTACTTCAATCGGACAATCGGAAAAGTATAGGTGTTCGAGAATTTCAGCTTTCCGTCTTGAAATTGTGCGGTGCCGAAGAACGTCAGAGGTTGAAAGGGCAACGTTACTTCAGTTGATGTAGTCAGTTGCACGTAAGGTGATGATTGCGGGTCGGGAGCGCCATTGAATGTTTGATAAACAATAGGGCTTTGCAGAATGGGCTTGCCAACGAAACTAACTGTTTCGTGACCCTTCAAGACAGTCTGTGCCAATTTAGTCGCCTGACCCAGATCTTCGCCCTGTGCCGCTGCTCGTGCAGCATCTCGGCATGCAACATCATTCATATAGGCACCAAATATAATGGCGCTGAGATGTACAGCCAGTATGACGAATACCAACATCATGAACGAGCAGCACGACAGCTCGACGAGTAGAGAGCCGGTTCTATTTCTCTTGTAGGCACCAGTTCTCGACGATTGGACTGATTTTTGCTTGAAACTGCGGTTATACATCTGAGGCCTCATGTGCAATTAGTCTGACCAGGTTGCGAGCTATTTTTGAGAAGGCGCTTCTCAAGTCGGCGCTGTTGGTTACTTCAGTGAAGGTACCTCCATGCCCTGCTATAGCCGCGATACCGCCAGTGGAAGGGTCGCTGTTCTTGTCGTTCAAAATTGCTACTTGCTGGGGAATGATGGCAGGATTTTGCGCTAATCCAACTGTGTAGATTGCGATACCGGCGTCTCTCGCTTCTGCTGCAGCCAGGCGGGCGTTTCGTAGAGGGTCGCTCGTATCGAGCGGACCGCAGGGCAGAGTCGGCTCTCCATCGGTGAAAAGGACGATAGCTTTGACGCTGCCCAGGCGTGATTTGTTTTTGATG
Above is a genomic segment from Candidatus Melainabacteria bacterium containing:
- a CDS encoding tetratricopeptide repeat protein, with translation MILVVRAKRDIRPGTVITLELLDEFKMPDSAYDPNGVPSTAFAIGKTAANLIPQGHQVRVSDLQAVEQKTFGPTKWEQLKTAAEKAVENRVYVEAEQFWRQALDEADYQLNKSMRVVSLDGLGDLYCLQKRYAEAEVVYTESLITKIELVGEEHAAIAFGLSKLSNAMYYQGKITDVETLLARALPILMKNFGRWHNETMYVIAKLERIYADQGKPFETPPDPDKWLTEAQKIIETVEAENAPLPVLICPVCHRQYKGRQCLRCTQFGSLAMLPVPPNRQ